In Artemia franciscana chromosome 8, ASM3288406v1, whole genome shotgun sequence, a genomic segment contains:
- the LOC136030594 gene encoding uncharacterized protein LOC136030594 gives MLHLVTKDVPRHDVICVVGDLNAKVGADRQYCPEVLGPRSLGEINENGTLLIDYALSKDFITGGSMFDHKTIHKYTWVSPDGRTKNQIDHFLMSRLWRSSLCDLRYKEEDKVVKRSARKDKRIAIERKPALAEEAAKKGDSKMKADERWASHFEKVLNRPRPDDPETVPDTRFLQIDVSADPPSTEEGTTAVKKLKNGRAPGVDGITAEMLKVSLRAYIFVWTALLVAIWNNEKVPKDWTRGILVKLFKKGDALICDNWRGINLTSMPSKILASVILQCLRAALDSHLREEQHGFRPGRSCSDLIFILRLMVEESR, from the exons ATGCTACACTTGGTCACCAAAGACGTTCCCAGGCATGATGTAATCTGCGTGGTTGGCGATCTAAATGCTAAAGTTGGTGCAGACCGCCAGTACTGCCCTGAAGTTCTGGGCCCACGTAGCCTGGGAGAGATAAATGAGAATGGCACACTCCTAATCGATTATGCACTAAGCAAAGATTTCATAACAGGTGGTAGTATGTTCGACCATAAAACGATTCACAAGTACACATGGGTGTCTCCCGACGGCCGAACGAAGAAtcaaatcgaccatttcctcATGTCAAGACTTTGGAGAAGTAGCCTATGTGAC CTCCGCTACAAAGAAGAGGATAAAGTGGTGAAAAGAAGTGCCaggaaagacaaaagaattgcCATTGAGAGAAAACCAGCGCTTGCAGAAGAAGCTGCAAAGAAAGGAGACTCAAAAATG AAAGCTGACGAGAGATGGGCCTCACATTTCGAGAAAGTCTTAAATAGGCCCAGACCTGATGATCCAGAAACAGTACCGGATACGCGATTTTTACAAATTGACGTAAGTGCTGACCCACCCAGCACGGAAGAAGGGACGACAGctgtgaaaaagctgaaaaatggacGTGCACCTGGAGTGGATGGGATCACGGCAGAGATGCTGAAAGTGTCCCTTCGAGCCTACATATTCGTATGGACTGCTCTTCTAGTGGCCATCTGGAACAACGAAAAAGTCCCAAAAGATTGGACCAGAGGTATACTGgtcaaactcttcaagaaaGGCGATGCACTAATTTGTGACAATTGGAGGGGCATCAATTTGACGTCTATGCCTAGTAAAATACTAGCCTCAGTAATACTACAATGCCTAAGAGCAGCCCTGGACTCACATCTCAGGGAAGAGCAACATGGGTTCCGACCTGGTAGGTCTTGCTCTgatcttattttcattcttagactCATGGTGGAAGAGTCCagataa
- the LOC136030595 gene encoding putative ankyrin repeat protein RF_0381: MIIALYEDSECCVRTENGDTRFFKIMSGVKQGSPFLFVIVMDYILRQSSGIGVKISSRQISDLDFADDVFLLEEAKLRLQLLLDAIDEKAEKMGLAVLERIIFRSLSPFVFGNHSSDSLIYPHQYRFRAKFLTPHALIDTTQFIRSQLDRKNTVLGLFLDSSKAFDMVDHSVLLSKLNSLGNRGVPFSWFGSYLSGRVQSLLLSNGADLNLKDGNKRTALHFAAERGTLDICQLLLSNRADPKVKDLYDETALHYAAKRGTLDICQLLLNNRGDPNIQDFFKRTALYFAGERGTLDICQLLNNRGDPNIQDFF; the protein is encoded by the exons atgATAATCGCACTATATGAGGATAGTGAATGCTGTGTACGCACAGAAAATGGGGACACGCGTTTCTTCAAAATAATGTCTGGCGTCAAACAAGGGTCCCCGTTTCTGTTTGTCATTGTAATGGACTATATTCTAAGGCAGTCTTCAGGCATTGGAGTGAAGATTAGCAGCCGACAGATCTCCGATCTGGACTTTGCAGATGACGTTTTTCTTCTTGAAGAAGCAAAACTGCGACTACAGCTGCTACTCGACGCCATAGACGAAAAGGCCGAGAAAATGGGACTTGCA gtgctcgagagaattatattccgaagtctttctccctttgtatttgggaatcattcatcagattcgttgatttaTCCTCATCAATATCGCTTCCGTGCCAAATTTTTAACTcctcatgcactaatagacaccacacagtttatacgttcccaacttgaccgtaaaaatactgtattgggcttatttctggattcttcaaaggcctttgacatggttgatcacagtgttttattaagtaaactcaatagCCTAGGGAAtcgtggagttcctttctcatggtttggctcttatctctctggtagagtacagagt CTGCTGCTAAGCAATGGGGCAGACCTTAATCTGAAGGATGGTAATAAAAGGACAGCTTTGCATTTTGCTGCTGAAAGAGGCACAttggatatttgtcagctactGCTGAGCAATAGAGCTGACCCAAAAGTTAAAGACTTGTACGACGAAACAGCTTTGCATTATGCTGCTAAAAGAGGCACATTGGATATTTGTCAGCTGCTGCTCAACAATAGAGGTGACCCTAATATACAGGACTTTTTCAAAAGGACAGCTTTGTATTTTGCTGGTGAAAGAGGCACATTGGATATTTGTCAGCTGCTCAACAATAGAGGCGACCCAAATATACAGGACTTTTTCTAA
- the LOC136030596 gene encoding putative ankyrin repeat protein RF_0381: protein MPCNSISRAFFHLLDYFVFSVSNKKNILLKEMKKKDTKLNILQKQLRKGADPNLKDRKEYTALHYAAERGRLDICQLLLNNRGDPNIQDFLKRTALHFAAARGTLDVCQLLLSNRADPNFKDLDKKTALHYAAAIGTLDVCQLLLSNRADPNLKTYNGETALHYAAKRGTLDICQLLLNNRGDPNIHDFHKRTALHFAAERGTLDVCQLLLSNGADPNLKDSSKQTALHYAAEKGTLDVCQLLLSNGADPNLKDSSKKTALHYAAEEGTLDICQLLLSKGADPNVEGSVQFETALVIALSFFHIKNRFAIAKYILENDTVYYSLVTPIDAKIIYKERLREIINYTRKLPPKRKWFWRLARLTFNDTEGSLKSMSRDVIREHLDYDHIIKSVQSINIPNTLRQYICLHFKTINTSY from the coding sequence ATGCCGTGTAACAGCATTTCAAGAGCATTTTTCCATCTATTGgattattttgtcttttcagtatcaaacaagaaaaacatattattaaaagagatgaaaaaaaaagacacgaaACTGAACATTCTCCAAAAGCAGCTACGTAAAGGGGCAGACCCGAATCTGAAAGATAGGAAGGAATACACAGCTTTGCATTATGCTGCTGAAAGAGGCAGACTGGATATTTGTCAGCTGCTGCTCAACAATAGAGGCGACCCTAATATACAAGACTTTCTCAAAAGGACAGCTTTGCATTTTGCTGCTGCAAGAGGCACATTGGATGTTTGTCAGCTACTGCTGAGCAATAGAGCTGACCCAAACTTTAAAGACTTGGACAAAAAGACAGCTTTGCATTATGCTGCTGCAATAGGCACATTGGATGTTTGTCAGCTACTGCTGAGCAATAGAGCTGACCCAAACCTTAAAACCTATAACGGCGAAACAGCTTTGCATTATGCTGCTAAAAGAGGCACGTTGGATATTTGTCAGCTGCTACTCAACAATAGAGGCGACCCTAATATACACGACTTTCACAAAAGGACAGCTTTGCATTTTGCTGCTGAAAGAGGCACATTGGATGTTTGTCAGCTACTACTGAGCAATGGGGCAGACCCGAATCTGAAGGATAGTAGTAAACAAACTGCTTTGCATTACGCTGCTGAAAAAGGCACATTGGATGTTTGTCAGCTACTACTGAGCAATGGGGCAGACCCGAATCTGAAGGATAGTAGTAAAAAAACTGCTTTGCATTACGCTGCTGAAGAAGGCACActggatatttgtcagctactGCTGAGCAAAGGAGCCGACCCAAACGTAGAAGGGAGTGTGCAATTTGAGACAGCCTTGGTAAttgctttatctttttttcatatcaaaAATCGTTTTGCCATAgccaaatatattttagaaaatgatacAGTTTATTATTCACTTGTAACACCAATAGATgctaaaataatatacaaagaaagactcagggaaataataaattatactCGAAAACTACctccaaaaagaaaatggttTTGGAGACTAGCGAGACTTACCTTCAATGACACTGAGGGTTCACTCAAATCAATGTCCCGGGATGTAATCAGGGAGCATTTAGACTATGATCATATAATCAAAAGTGTTCAAAGTATAAACATACCAAACACTTTGAGACAATATATATGTCTCCATTTTAAGACAATTAATACTTCGTACTGA